The Kocuria sp. TGY1127_2 genome includes a window with the following:
- the rpmC gene encoding 50S ribosomal protein L29 — MAVGSKDQSIEQLAELDNGALTEKLRSSKEELFNLRFQKATGQLQNAGRFKAVKRDIARIYTVLRERELGIRPEAESSDDASDKKADKKAAKAAKKADTASATEGDAK, encoded by the coding sequence ATGGCAGTAGGATCCAAGGATCAGTCCATCGAGCAGCTGGCTGAATTGGACAACGGAGCTCTCACCGAGAAGCTGCGTTCGTCCAAGGAGGAGCTGTTCAACCTCCGTTTCCAGAAGGCCACCGGGCAGCTCCAGAATGCGGGCCGCTTCAAGGCTGTCAAGCGCGATATCGCGCGCATCTACACGGTGTTGCGTGAGCGCGAACTGGGCATCCGACCCGAGGCCGAGTCTTCGGACGATGCCTCTGACAAGAAGGCCGACAAGAAGGCTGCAAAGGCAGCGAAGAAGGCCGACACGGCTAGCGCTACCGAAGGTGATGCCAAGTGA
- the rplD gene encoding 50S ribosomal protein L4 produces MATETVKVDLPADVFGVEPNEALMHQVVIAQLAAARQGTHKAKNRGEVSGSGRKPFKQKGTGRARQGSVRMPQHTGGGVVHGPVPRNYSQRTPKKMKAAALRSALSDRANHGRIHVVNSLVTEISTKAAKAALRDLTSRKNVLVVIDRKEDNVALSVRNLEFAHVLYADQLNTYDVLRADDVVFTKDAYDVFVAIASKAGKNQEDAK; encoded by the coding sequence ATGGCTACTGAAACCGTAAAGGTTGATCTGCCGGCCGATGTCTTCGGCGTCGAGCCCAATGAGGCTCTGATGCACCAGGTCGTCATCGCGCAGTTGGCCGCTGCCCGCCAGGGCACCCACAAGGCGAAGAACCGCGGCGAGGTCTCCGGTTCAGGACGCAAGCCGTTCAAGCAGAAGGGTACCGGCCGCGCCCGTCAGGGTTCGGTCCGTATGCCTCAGCACACCGGCGGCGGCGTCGTGCACGGACCTGTGCCGCGCAACTACTCGCAGCGCACGCCCAAGAAGATGAAGGCCGCAGCTCTGCGCAGTGCCCTCTCCGACCGTGCGAACCACGGCCGCATTCATGTGGTCAATTCGCTCGTCACTGAGATCTCCACCAAGGCAGCCAAGGCCGCCCTGAGGGACTTGACCTCTCGCAAGAACGTGCTGGTTGTTATCGACCGCAAGGAAGATAACGTCGCCCTTTCCGTTCGCAACCTCGAGTTCGCCCACGTCCTGTACGCGGACCAGCTCAACACGTACGACGTGTTGCGCGCCGACGACGTGGTCTTCACGAAGGATGCCTACGACGTGTTTGTGGCAATCGCCAGCAAGGCTGGAAAGAACCAGGAGGACGCCAAGTGA
- the tuf gene encoding elongation factor Tu, which translates to MAKAKFERSKPHVNIGTIGHVDHGKTTLTAAISEVLANKFPDLNEKQDFGMIDSAPEERQRGITINIAHIEYQTDKRHYAHVDAPGHADYVKNMITGAAQMDGAILVVAATDGPMAQTREHVLLARQVGVPSLLVALNKADMVEDEELLDLVEMEVRELLSSQEFDGDNAPVVRVSALKALEGDEKWVKSVEDLMEAVDDFIPDPVRDKDKPFLMPIEDVFTITGRGTVVTGRAERGTLGLNSDVEIVGIRPIQKTTVTGIEMFHKQLDEAWAGENCGLLLRGLKRDDVERGQVVAAPGSITPHTNFEANVYILSKDEGGRHNPFYSNYRPQFYFRTTDVTGVITLPEGTEMVMPGDNTEMTVELIQPIAMEEGLGFAIREGGRTVGSGRVTKITK; encoded by the coding sequence GTGGCTAAGGCAAAGTTCGAGCGCTCCAAGCCGCACGTCAACATTGGTACCATCGGTCACGTTGACCACGGTAAGACCACGCTGACTGCTGCAATTTCCGAGGTTCTCGCAAACAAGTTCCCGGACCTGAATGAGAAGCAGGACTTCGGTATGATCGACTCCGCTCCTGAGGAGCGGCAGCGCGGCATTACCATCAACATTGCTCACATTGAGTACCAGACCGACAAGCGTCACTACGCTCACGTTGACGCCCCCGGTCACGCTGACTACGTCAAGAACATGATCACCGGTGCTGCCCAGATGGACGGCGCTATCCTCGTGGTCGCCGCTACTGATGGCCCCATGGCCCAGACTCGCGAGCACGTTCTGCTCGCCCGTCAGGTTGGCGTCCCCTCCCTCCTCGTCGCCTTGAACAAGGCCGACATGGTGGAGGACGAGGAACTTCTCGACCTCGTCGAGATGGAGGTCCGCGAGCTGCTGTCTTCGCAGGAATTCGACGGGGACAACGCTCCCGTCGTTCGCGTGTCCGCTCTCAAGGCCCTCGAAGGCGACGAGAAGTGGGTCAAGTCGGTTGAGGACCTCATGGAGGCCGTTGACGACTTCATTCCGGACCCGGTTCGCGACAAGGACAAGCCGTTCCTCATGCCGATCGAGGACGTCTTCACGATCACCGGTCGCGGCACCGTTGTGACCGGCCGCGCCGAGCGCGGTACCTTGGGTCTCAACTCGGACGTCGAGATCGTCGGCATCCGCCCGATCCAGAAGACCACCGTTACCGGTATCGAGATGTTCCACAAGCAGCTCGACGAGGCATGGGCCGGCGAGAACTGCGGCCTGCTCCTGCGTGGTCTCAAGCGTGACGATGTCGAGCGTGGCCAGGTTGTTGCTGCTCCGGGTTCGATCACCCCGCACACCAACTTCGAGGCGAACGTCTACATCCTTTCCAAGGATGAGGGCGGCCGTCACAACCCGTTCTACTCGAACTACCGCCCGCAGTTCTACTTCCGCACCACGGACGTTACCGGCGTCATCACTCTGCCCGAGGGCACCGAGATGGTTATGCCCGGCGACAACACCGAGATGACCGTTGAGCTGATCCAGCCCATCGCTATGGAAGAGGGCCTCGGCTTCGCTATCCGTGAGGGTGGCCGCACCGTTGGTTCGGGTCGCGTTACCAAGATCACCAAGTAA
- the rplP gene encoding 50S ribosomal protein L16 translates to MLIPRRVKYRKQHHPKRSGVAKGGTTVSFGEWGVQALAPAYVTNRQIEAARIAMTRYIKRGGKVWINIFPDRPLTKKPAETRMGSGKGSPEWWVANVKPGRVVFELAGVSDEVAKEALRLAIHKLPMKARIVRREGGE, encoded by the coding sequence ATGCTGATTCCCCGTCGCGTAAAATACCGCAAGCAGCACCACCCGAAGCGCAGCGGCGTCGCCAAGGGCGGCACCACCGTTTCGTTCGGTGAGTGGGGCGTTCAGGCGCTGGCACCCGCGTATGTGACTAACCGTCAGATCGAGGCTGCTCGTATCGCCATGACCCGCTACATCAAGCGTGGCGGTAAGGTCTGGATCAATATCTTCCCGGACCGCCCGCTGACCAAGAAGCCTGCCGAAACCCGCATGGGTTCCGGTAAGGGTTCGCCTGAGTGGTGGGTTGCCAACGTCAAGCCCGGTCGTGTCGTATTCGAACTGGCCGGCGTGAGCGATGAAGTCGCCAAAGAGGCCTTGCGCCTGGCAATCCACAAGCTCCCCATGAAGGCACGCATTGTGCGTCGCGAAGGTGGTGAATAG
- the rpsS gene encoding 30S ribosomal protein S19 yields the protein MPRSLKKGPFVDQHLFLKVAAQNDKGSKNVIKTWSRRSMIVPDMLGHTIAVHDGRKHVPVFITESMVGHKLGEFAPTRTFRGHVKDDRKGKRR from the coding sequence ATGCCTCGTAGTTTGAAGAAGGGCCCTTTCGTTGACCAGCACCTCTTCCTGAAGGTTGCCGCTCAGAACGATAAGGGTTCCAAGAACGTCATCAAGACGTGGTCCCGCCGCTCGATGATCGTCCCCGACATGCTCGGGCACACGATCGCCGTGCACGACGGACGCAAGCACGTACCCGTGTTCATCACCGAGTCGATGGTCGGGCACAAGCTCGGCGAATTCGCTCCCACGCGGACTTTCCGCGGCCATGTGAAGGACGACCGCAAGGGTAAGCGTCGCTAA
- the rplC gene encoding 50S ribosomal protein L3, protein MTTKFERQVKGLLGTKLGMTQVWDENGKFVPVTVVKADSNVVTQLRGQDTDGYNAIQIGFGAIDPRKVTKPLVGHFEKAGTTPRRHLVEVRTADASEYSLGQELSVELFEAGQRVDVVGKTKGKGFAGVMKRHGFKGVGASHGQHKNHRKPGSIGGASYPARVFKGMRMAGRMGNNRHTTQNLTIQGVDTENNVLLIKGAIPGPKGGVVLVRTAVKGA, encoded by the coding sequence ATGACTACCAAATTCGAGCGCCAGGTGAAGGGCCTGCTGGGCACCAAGCTTGGCATGACCCAGGTCTGGGACGAGAACGGCAAGTTTGTGCCGGTCACCGTCGTCAAGGCCGATTCCAATGTTGTCACCCAGCTGCGCGGTCAGGACACCGATGGTTACAACGCCATTCAGATCGGTTTCGGTGCGATTGACCCCCGCAAGGTAACCAAACCCCTCGTCGGACACTTCGAGAAGGCCGGGACCACTCCGCGCCGCCACCTCGTCGAGGTTCGCACCGCGGACGCCTCCGAGTACTCCCTCGGTCAGGAACTGTCCGTCGAGCTCTTCGAAGCCGGCCAGCGCGTCGACGTCGTGGGCAAGACCAAGGGCAAGGGCTTTGCAGGTGTTATGAAGCGTCACGGCTTCAAGGGCGTCGGTGCTTCGCACGGCCAGCACAAGAACCACCGCAAGCCGGGTTCCATCGGCGGCGCGTCCTACCCCGCCCGCGTATTCAAGGGAATGCGTATGGCTGGACGTATGGGCAACAACCGCCACACCACCCAGAACCTCACGATTCAGGGTGTCGACACCGAGAACAATGTTCTGCTGATCAAGGGTGCCATTCCTGGTCCCAAGGGCGGCGTCGTTCTGGTTCGCACCGCTGTGAAGGGAGCCTAA
- the rplV gene encoding 50S ribosomal protein L22 → MEAKASARYVRVTPMKARRVVNLIRGKQANEALAILKFAPQGASEPVFKIVESAVANARQLADRDSVAFKEEELFISEAFVDEGPTMKRFQPRAQGRAYRINKRTSHITVVLATPDNEEDR, encoded by the coding sequence ATGGAAGCCAAGGCATCTGCGCGCTACGTTCGCGTGACGCCTATGAAGGCCCGGCGCGTCGTCAACCTGATTCGTGGCAAGCAGGCGAATGAGGCACTGGCGATTCTGAAGTTTGCCCCGCAGGGTGCTTCGGAACCGGTATTCAAGATCGTCGAGTCGGCAGTGGCCAACGCCCGCCAGCTCGCTGATCGCGATAGCGTCGCTTTCAAGGAAGAAGAACTCTTCATCAGTGAAGCGTTCGTCGACGAGGGCCCGACCATGAAGCGGTTCCAACCGCGAGCTCAGGGTCGTGCATACCGCATCAACAAGCGAACCAGCCACATCACCGTGGTTCTCGCTACCCCGGATAATGAGGAGGACCGCTAA
- the rpsQ gene encoding 30S ribosomal protein S17, whose translation MSEQKTEERNLRKTRRGYVVSDKMDKTVVVEVEDHVTHGLYGKVMRRSHKVKVHDEQNAAGVGDLVRIMETRPMSANKRWRIVDIVERAK comes from the coding sequence GTGAGTGAACAGAAGACGGAAGAGCGTAATCTCCGCAAGACCCGTCGCGGCTATGTCGTCTCCGACAAGATGGACAAGACAGTTGTCGTCGAGGTCGAAGACCACGTGACCCACGGTCTGTACGGCAAGGTTATGCGTCGTAGCCACAAAGTGAAGGTGCACGACGAGCAGAACGCCGCCGGCGTTGGCGACCTCGTGCGCATTATGGAGACCCGTCCCATGTCAGCCAACAAGCGTTGGCGGATCGTGGACATCGTCGAGCGCGCCAAGTAA
- a CDS encoding esterase family protein, protein MMPSEPEFLPPIPQRLKPRAGLELLEESGSIDAFFAELGSRGGLIIEDRPASGTAVVTVARKAHGAEERVALLLATTTHMHRTHLEPFLLDRYDAFGAAFHLGAFELPRELRTEITLLPQDPWDPEVGQSRQRWRSTFALTEAPSRSLPVIRSSDGGEANLLALPGATPHRFTDDIGTRASQDSSERTIASMPSERWRENLPKHGDLKEEAWSSTVMNVPVRSWTWRPAQEYGAPEVTALVTDGDRYTSEYTLVPALERAVAEYALPPLSVIFFAPDRPSDRPHMLGANPDLPRFIQEELLPRASFHTRILSDPQLRAIAGASLGGLAAADVVRRAPDLVGCGIVQSASFWWPDEDSPSEQLHQWEENPAPSQCTRIFHEVGTLEGHLRAENRRFADLLRRLQIDHVSREYVGGHDYVCWRGGVIDGLIHFFGG, encoded by the coding sequence ATGATGCCATCCGAACCAGAGTTTCTTCCGCCGATCCCGCAGCGACTCAAACCGCGGGCGGGCCTCGAATTGTTGGAGGAATCAGGAAGCATCGACGCCTTTTTTGCGGAACTCGGTTCCCGTGGCGGATTGATCATAGAGGACCGTCCTGCTAGCGGAACAGCCGTCGTCACGGTCGCGCGCAAGGCCCACGGTGCGGAGGAACGCGTCGCACTTCTGCTCGCGACCACCACTCACATGCATCGGACCCATTTGGAACCGTTCCTCCTGGACCGCTATGACGCTTTCGGCGCAGCGTTCCATTTGGGGGCTTTCGAGCTTCCCCGCGAGCTGCGCACGGAGATCACGTTGCTTCCCCAAGATCCGTGGGACCCCGAGGTCGGTCAATCGAGACAACGCTGGCGATCAACTTTTGCTCTCACCGAGGCTCCGTCCCGGAGTCTGCCGGTGATTCGCTCCTCGGACGGCGGAGAAGCCAACCTCCTGGCCCTGCCAGGCGCCACGCCCCACCGGTTCACCGACGACATCGGCACCAGAGCTTCACAAGACTCATCCGAACGCACCATCGCCAGCATGCCTTCCGAACGATGGCGCGAAAACCTGCCGAAGCATGGAGACTTGAAGGAAGAGGCCTGGTCCTCAACCGTGATGAACGTTCCAGTTCGATCCTGGACGTGGCGGCCCGCCCAAGAGTACGGTGCCCCGGAAGTCACCGCACTCGTGACGGACGGGGACCGGTACACGAGTGAGTACACCCTGGTCCCAGCCCTAGAACGGGCAGTCGCCGAATACGCTCTGCCTCCGCTGTCGGTGATCTTCTTCGCACCGGACAGACCTTCGGACCGGCCCCATATGCTCGGGGCAAACCCAGACCTGCCGCGGTTCATCCAGGAAGAGCTTCTTCCGCGAGCATCGTTCCACACGCGTATCCTTTCCGATCCGCAATTGCGCGCCATTGCCGGAGCATCCCTCGGGGGACTTGCGGCGGCCGACGTCGTGCGCAGAGCGCCGGACCTCGTGGGATGCGGAATAGTCCAATCCGCCTCTTTCTGGTGGCCTGACGAGGATTCCCCCAGCGAACAGTTGCATCAATGGGAGGAAAACCCAGCACCGTCACAATGCACCCGAATCTTCCACGAGGTCGGCACCCTCGAAGGCCATCTTCGCGCAGAGAACCGTCGCTTCGCGGACCTGTTGCGTCGACTCCAAATCGACCACGTCTCCCGCGAGTACGTGGGAGGACACGACTACGTGTGCTGGCGCGGCGGGGTCATCGACGGTCTGATCCATTTCTTCGGCGGCTGA
- the rpsJ gene encoding 30S ribosomal protein S10, whose amino-acid sequence MAGQKIRIRLKSYDHEVIDSSARKIVETVTRAGATVVGPVPLPTEKNVYCVIRSPHKYKDSREHFEMRTHKRLIDIVDPTPKAVDSLMRLDLPADVNIEIKL is encoded by the coding sequence ATGGCGGGACAGAAAATCCGCATCCGGCTGAAGTCGTATGACCACGAGGTCATCGACTCTTCGGCTCGGAAGATTGTTGAGACGGTGACGCGCGCTGGTGCGACGGTTGTTGGCCCCGTGCCGCTGCCCACCGAGAAGAACGTGTACTGCGTAATCCGCTCGCCGCACAAGTACAAGGACAGCCGCGAGCACTTCGAGATGCGTACGCACAAGCGGCTGATCGACATCGTCGACCCCACGCCCAAGGCTGTTGACTCGCTCATGCGCTTGGACCTGCCGGCAGACGTGAACATCGAAATCAAGCTGTAA
- the rplW gene encoding 50S ribosomal protein L23 translates to MSATIKDPRDVIIAPVVSEKSYGLIDEGKYTFEVDTRSNKSEIKDAVQRIFGVKVSNVNTINRAGKRKRTRFGWGARKSTKRAIVTLSEGTIDIFGGPQA, encoded by the coding sequence GTGAGCGCCACCATCAAGGATCCCCGTGACGTCATCATTGCGCCTGTCGTCTCGGAGAAGAGCTACGGGCTGATCGACGAGGGCAAGTACACCTTCGAGGTCGACACTCGCTCGAACAAGTCGGAAATCAAGGATGCCGTTCAGCGTATCTTCGGCGTCAAGGTTTCCAACGTCAACACCATCAACCGTGCCGGCAAGCGGAAGCGCACGCGCTTCGGCTGGGGAGCCCGCAAGAGCACCAAGCGTGCGATTGTGACCCTGAGCGAAGGCACCATCGATATCTTCGGCGGTCCGCAGGCCTAG
- a CDS encoding GMC oxidoreductase, which translates to MSFNITRRTLLKATAVAAAAAPAVAGAAQPAVATEGSTRIAIIGSGYGGAVAARKLASMGRQVDLIEMGTDWEKMKPINGRVFTTMTAPSSRSMWFKARTDMPFSYLGGMDLVNRRIDPGAGALDIEYFANMKVYVGRGVGGGSLVNGGMAVTPRRSFFEMVLPQVDADEMYNVYFPRANSDLRVHDPAMDLVMNTPWYQFARVSAAQAKKAGIDHVMVPNVYDFDYMRKEVYGQVPRSALDKQVIFGNDHGKNSLPKTLLKEALSTGRVNLIPMTEVQSIERKADGTFQLRTKTIDFNGNLIEERTRDYDRVVLAAGSVGTTRLLLSAQAEGAITGMSEYLGRGWGPNGNTMHARRLRTWSGARQSTIPVMGLSNWDDSVDSVFAEIAPFPAGIDLRTGVYLAITNNPNTGTFTWNRGSRKMELDWGPGHSEPSVRAARKLFNRINLANPGTGPRADLFEQNKTYSDYFTYHPLGGAVLGEVTDLQGEVKGVPGLFVMDGSLIPAKIGVNPFVTITALAERNMDRLVSAQRF; encoded by the coding sequence ATGTCGTTCAACATAACTCGCAGAACACTTTTGAAAGCAACGGCGGTTGCCGCCGCCGCTGCTCCCGCCGTTGCCGGAGCCGCACAGCCGGCGGTTGCAACCGAGGGATCCACGCGAATCGCGATCATCGGCTCCGGATATGGGGGAGCGGTCGCCGCGCGCAAGCTGGCTTCGATGGGCAGGCAGGTCGACCTGATCGAAATGGGAACCGACTGGGAGAAGATGAAGCCGATCAATGGGCGGGTCTTCACCACGATGACTGCACCCTCCTCACGTTCCATGTGGTTCAAAGCCCGTACAGACATGCCCTTCAGCTATCTCGGTGGCATGGACTTGGTCAATCGGCGCATCGACCCGGGTGCCGGAGCCTTGGACATCGAGTACTTCGCCAACATGAAGGTCTACGTCGGTCGAGGCGTTGGAGGCGGGTCGCTGGTCAACGGGGGCATGGCCGTGACACCGCGCCGTTCCTTCTTCGAAATGGTTCTGCCCCAAGTGGACGCGGACGAAATGTACAACGTGTACTTCCCCCGTGCGAACAGCGACCTGAGGGTGCACGATCCCGCCATGGACCTGGTTATGAACACTCCGTGGTACCAGTTCGCCAGGGTCAGTGCGGCGCAGGCCAAAAAGGCCGGCATCGACCACGTTATGGTCCCCAATGTCTACGACTTCGACTACATGCGGAAGGAAGTCTATGGCCAGGTGCCACGGTCTGCTTTGGACAAGCAGGTGATCTTCGGCAACGACCACGGCAAGAATTCCTTGCCCAAGACGCTACTCAAGGAGGCTTTGTCCACGGGGCGGGTTAATCTCATCCCGATGACGGAGGTGCAGTCCATTGAGCGCAAGGCGGACGGAACCTTCCAGCTCCGAACTAAGACCATCGACTTCAACGGAAACCTCATCGAAGAGCGTACGAGGGATTACGACCGCGTGGTTTTGGCGGCGGGTTCCGTCGGTACGACCAGGCTGCTTCTCTCCGCGCAGGCCGAGGGCGCTATCACAGGCATGTCGGAGTACCTGGGGCGGGGATGGGGGCCGAACGGCAATACAATGCACGCCCGCAGACTCAGGACATGGTCCGGTGCGCGTCAGTCGACGATTCCCGTGATGGGGTTGTCCAACTGGGATGATTCCGTGGATTCGGTGTTCGCCGAAATCGCACCGTTCCCGGCGGGAATCGATCTCAGGACCGGGGTGTACCTCGCAATCACCAACAATCCGAACACGGGCACCTTCACATGGAACCGTGGAAGCCGCAAGATGGAGCTCGATTGGGGTCCGGGGCATTCCGAACCGTCCGTGCGAGCGGCGCGCAAGCTGTTCAACCGCATCAATCTCGCCAACCCGGGTACCGGGCCCCGAGCCGATCTCTTCGAACAGAACAAGACATACTCCGACTACTTCACGTATCACCCGTTGGGCGGGGCGGTGCTGGGGGAGGTCACCGATCTCCAGGGGGAGGTCAAAGGTGTCCCGGGGCTTTTTGTCATGGACGGTTCCCTCATTCCGGCCAAGATCGGCGTCAACCCGTTCGTGACCATCACGGCCCTCGCAGAACGCAATATGGACCGGTTGGTCTCGGCGCAACGGTTCTAG
- the rplB gene encoding 50S ribosomal protein L2, translated as MAIRKYKPTTPGRRGSSVADFAEITRSTPEKSLLRPLSKNGGRNNSGRITTRHKGGGHKRAYRLIDFRRHDKDGVDARVAHIEYDPNRTARIALLHYVDGAKRYIIAPNRLKQGDVVESGPNADIKPGNNLPLRNIPVGTVIHAVELRPGGGAKLARSAGASVQLVAKEGKYGQLRLPSGEIRNVDVRCRATVGQVGNAEQTNISWGKAGRNRWKGIRPTVRGVVMNPVDHPHGGGEGKTSGGRHPVNPNGKPEGRTRRPNKESDKLIVRRRRTGKNKR; from the coding sequence ATGGCTATCCGTAAATACAAGCCGACAACGCCGGGCCGCCGTGGCTCGAGCGTTGCCGACTTCGCAGAAATCACGCGATCGACTCCCGAGAAGTCGTTGCTGCGTCCGTTGTCCAAGAACGGCGGACGAAACAACAGCGGTCGCATCACGACCCGTCACAAGGGCGGTGGACACAAGCGGGCCTACCGTTTGATCGATTTCCGCCGTCACGACAAGGACGGTGTCGATGCTCGCGTCGCACACATCGAGTACGATCCCAACCGCACGGCGCGCATCGCGCTGCTGCACTATGTCGATGGCGCCAAGCGTTACATCATCGCGCCGAACCGCCTGAAGCAGGGCGACGTCGTGGAGTCCGGCCCCAACGCGGACATCAAGCCCGGCAACAACCTGCCGCTGCGCAACATCCCTGTTGGTACCGTGATCCACGCCGTTGAGCTCCGCCCCGGCGGCGGTGCCAAGCTGGCTCGTTCAGCCGGTGCTTCGGTCCAGCTGGTCGCGAAGGAAGGCAAGTACGGTCAGCTCCGTCTGCCTTCCGGCGAAATCCGCAACGTCGACGTCCGCTGCCGCGCAACCGTCGGTCAGGTCGGCAATGCCGAGCAGACCAACATCAGCTGGGGCAAGGCCGGCCGTAACCGCTGGAAGGGCATCCGCCCGACCGTTCGCGGTGTCGTCATGAACCCCGTCGATCACCCCCACGGTGGTGGCGAGGGCAAGACATCCGGTGGTCGTCACCCCGTCAACCCGAACGGCAAGCCCGAGGGACGCACCCGTCGCCCCAATAAGGAAAGCGACAAACTCATTGTGCGTCGTCGTCGTACTGGCAAGAACAAGCGCTAA
- the rpsC gene encoding 30S ribosomal protein S3 has product MGQKINPHGFRLGITTDHKSHWFADSNKEGQRYKDFIREDVKIRELMSNGMERAGIANVEIERTRDRVRVDIHTARPGIVIGRRGAEADRIRGELEKLTGKQIQLNILEVSNPEVNAQLVAQGVAEQLASRVAFRRAMKKAIQSAQRAGAKGIRIQCAGRLGGAEMSRSEFYREGRVPLHTLRANIDYGFFEAKTTFGRIGVKVWIYKGDLTDKELAAQQAAQGNRRGNDRRGGGERRRRNTAGGAGRRGGRNEQQNSASEAPANEAKTAENGEA; this is encoded by the coding sequence GTGGGACAGAAAATTAACCCGCACGGATTCCGACTGGGGATCACTACGGACCACAAGTCGCACTGGTTCGCTGACTCCAACAAGGAAGGCCAGCGCTACAAGGACTTCATCCGCGAGGACGTGAAGATCCGTGAGCTCATGTCGAACGGCATGGAGCGCGCAGGCATCGCCAACGTCGAGATCGAACGCACCCGTGATCGCGTCCGTGTGGATATCCACACTGCGCGCCCGGGCATTGTGATCGGCCGTCGTGGCGCCGAAGCCGACCGCATTCGCGGCGAGCTCGAGAAGCTCACCGGCAAGCAGATCCAGCTGAACATCCTCGAGGTCTCGAACCCCGAGGTCAACGCTCAGCTGGTGGCGCAGGGAGTCGCCGAGCAGCTCGCTTCTCGTGTGGCTTTCCGCCGCGCGATGAAGAAGGCCATCCAGTCCGCTCAGCGGGCCGGAGCCAAGGGCATCCGTATCCAGTGCGCTGGTCGTCTCGGCGGTGCCGAGATGTCCCGCTCGGAGTTCTACCGAGAGGGCCGCGTGCCCCTGCACACCCTCCGCGCAAACATCGACTACGGCTTCTTCGAAGCCAAGACCACTTTCGGTCGCATCGGTGTCAAGGTGTGGATCTACAAGGGTGATCTGACCGATAAGGAACTTGCTGCTCAGCAGGCCGCACAGGGCAACCGCCGCGGTAACGATCGTCGCGGAGGCGGCGAACGTCGTCGTCGTAACACCGCCGGTGGCGCAGGTCGTCGCGGTGGACGCAACGAGCAGCAGAACAGCGCTTCGGAGGCCCCCGCCAACGAAGCCAAGACTGCAGAAAACGGTGAGGCATAA
- a CDS encoding iron chelate uptake ABC transporter family permease subunit: MTSSSSHAVRTSMDSADASSAVVREGRLSSFRSRLGVVVLGTALLLLCCGASIAIGSRSIPIDRVWHLVWHPDESDESYIVSGMRVTRTLIGIVVGAALAVAGAVMQAVTRNPLADPGLLGVNSGASLAIVLGASLGNLTSVVSQFFLSAIGALAAAVVVYVIAASGGGEASPVRLVLAGIAFSAASGGIVGALLLLSPRVFDTFRYWDVGALTRQDVPVVWVLVPVLAGLLMVLLSARGLSDMALGDDVAEALGTNVALIRGISLVALTVLCATATAVAGPIGFVGLVVPLFASWVMGPRQGWIILLCLVGGPSLLLVADVLGRVLARPSEIAVGVLTAFVGSPALLWMVVRLRGDRR, from the coding sequence GTGACCTCTTCCTCCTCGCATGCCGTGCGCACGTCCATGGATTCCGCGGACGCCTCCTCGGCCGTGGTGAGGGAAGGGCGACTCAGCTCCTTCAGGTCTCGTCTGGGCGTCGTTGTTCTGGGTACGGCCCTGCTGCTGCTCTGCTGCGGAGCATCGATCGCCATCGGCTCTCGGAGCATTCCTATAGACCGCGTCTGGCACTTGGTCTGGCACCCGGATGAATCCGACGAGAGCTACATCGTCAGCGGCATGCGAGTGACTCGAACTTTGATCGGCATCGTGGTGGGTGCCGCGCTCGCGGTTGCAGGCGCGGTCATGCAGGCCGTGACTCGCAACCCGCTAGCGGACCCCGGACTGCTCGGTGTCAATTCCGGCGCGTCCCTGGCTATCGTTCTGGGGGCCAGCCTGGGCAACCTGACGTCCGTCGTTTCTCAGTTCTTCCTGTCGGCGATCGGGGCGTTGGCCGCGGCCGTCGTGGTCTATGTGATTGCCGCGTCCGGAGGCGGAGAAGCTTCTCCTGTCCGGCTGGTCCTCGCGGGGATTGCATTCTCCGCGGCCTCCGGCGGCATCGTTGGTGCGCTCCTGCTTCTCAGTCCTCGGGTATTCGACACCTTCCGCTACTGGGACGTCGGTGCCCTCACCCGGCAGGATGTGCCCGTGGTCTGGGTTCTCGTGCCCGTCCTGGCGGGACTTCTCATGGTCTTGCTGAGCGCGAGGGGGCTCTCCGACATGGCCCTCGGCGACGACGTCGCCGAGGCCTTGGGGACGAACGTCGCTTTGATTCGCGGTATATCACTGGTGGCCCTGACCGTGTTGTGCGCGACTGCGACCGCTGTCGCGGGTCCTATTGGATTCGTGGGCCTCGTGGTGCCGTTGTTCGCATCATGGGTCATGGGTCCTCGCCAAGGATGGATCATCCTTCTGTGCCTGGTCGGAGGCCCTAGTCTCCTCTTGGTCGCGGACGTCCTCGGACGTGTCCTCGCCCGGCCTTCCGAGATAGCGGTCGGTGTGCTGACCGCCTTCGTGGGTTCGCCTGCGCTTTTGTGGATGGTGGTCAGGCTGAGGGGAGATCGTCGATGA